One region of Corynebacterium capitovis DSM 44611 genomic DNA includes:
- a CDS encoding YceI family protein, whose product MNESTARAKKPIVIIGAVFIAMAASVAIVPLLLALISGGHGVKTEGIDAAKLKPATADLDGTWTVSSAPGSNHTSAGFTFYEILPGEKKVTSGSTRDVTGTVAVDSGTLVSGDIHVDVASVTTDSDVRDSNVRRSILHTDEFPEATFVLTQPVDVSQLPGDGSVASVDLTGDLTIHGQTKSVTQQFSVARSGDSVIVAGSIPVKRSDFGVESPDFVAAKIAEEGSVDIRLNLSK is encoded by the coding sequence GTGAATGAATCTACGGCTCGAGCCAAGAAACCGATCGTGATCATCGGTGCTGTGTTTATCGCGATGGCAGCGTCCGTCGCAATCGTCCCGTTGCTCCTCGCACTCATTTCTGGCGGCCACGGGGTGAAGACCGAAGGTATCGACGCCGCAAAGCTCAAGCCCGCTACGGCGGATCTCGACGGCACGTGGACAGTCTCGTCCGCGCCCGGGTCCAATCACACGTCGGCAGGTTTCACCTTCTACGAGATCCTGCCCGGTGAGAAGAAGGTTACTTCCGGATCTACCCGCGACGTCACCGGGACCGTGGCCGTCGACTCAGGCACACTCGTCTCCGGTGACATCCACGTGGACGTCGCCAGCGTGACTACAGACAGCGACGTGCGCGACTCGAACGTCCGCCGTTCCATCTTGCACACCGACGAGTTCCCAGAAGCGACGTTCGTGCTCACGCAGCCCGTCGACGTGTCCCAGTTACCCGGCGACGGTTCCGTGGCTTCCGTCGATCTCACTGGGGATCTCACCATCCACGGCCAGACGAAGTCTGTCACCCAGCAATTCTCGGTCGCGCGATCCGGGGACTCCGTAATTGTTGCCGGGTCGATTCCGGTCAAGCGCTCCGATTTCGGAGTCGAGTCACCCGACTTCGTTGCCGCCAAGATCGCCGAAGAAGGCAGCGTCGATATCCGGCTCAACCTCTCCAAGTGA
- a CDS encoding RNA polymerase-binding protein RbpA, translating to MADRVLRGSRMGAVSYETDRDHDLAPRRMAKYRTPDGEVFDVPFADDAELPEEWMCKNGQVGTLMEGDGVEAKPTKPPRTHWDMLRERRTIEELDVLLEERLEQLRKRRRTAARMAKEQQDASR from the coding sequence ATGGCCGATCGTGTTTTGCGTGGTAGCCGCATGGGCGCCGTGAGCTACGAAACGGACCGCGACCATGATCTCGCACCGCGCCGCATGGCGAAGTATCGGACGCCGGACGGCGAAGTTTTCGACGTCCCCTTTGCCGACGATGCGGAGCTACCCGAAGAGTGGATGTGCAAGAACGGCCAGGTCGGAACTCTCATGGAGGGCGACGGGGTTGAGGCGAAGCCGACGAAGCCCCCGCGCACTCACTGGGACATGCTGCGGGAGCGTCGCACCATCGAGGAGTTGGATGTCCTCCTCGAGGAGCGCTTGGAGCAGTTGCGGAAGCGCCGGCGCACCGCCGCCCGCATGGCGAAAGAACAGCAGGACGCTTCCCGCTAA
- a CDS encoding SAM-dependent methyltransferase: MASNRTVPPHLDAVDATAWPGVARPPRGPCTGLRARVAEMSFARACSSAGLEVGEGEGADLTVERAELFPRLAVSGWVGLAESYMAAEWATPSTQSLVDAIVALISAGYRPRATPRWSLSSCEHARPSGDIPPDLVQHYAGDGTSSFAGHFATGVATSERVKFRSHTPGAGRRGEPAAYFVDVTNYSDPVGPERGDLGDAQRRSAEMLLDACGAGPGTHLIEYPSSGGTLAVLAAHRRGTVDSLTTDPAMARSLAEHLVYEGVDDAVRVELGGSHGGRVGSYDAVVAAEKLETLSDKSKEAYLRSIGRLVRPGGRVALQTIVQTPSYTKAADAAVDSLRAYVWPALSYCAVEDIGQIVDRATPLRMVACTHAPGHLAESLRLQRELFDAHLREAAADGYDPVYRRLWRWQFAVREALARMGMLDVVQITFTARRRAGSR, encoded by the coding sequence GTGGCCTCAAACCGGACTGTTCCCCCGCACCTTGACGCCGTCGATGCCACCGCCTGGCCTGGAGTCGCTCGCCCCCCGCGCGGACCATGTACCGGGTTGCGTGCCCGCGTCGCCGAAATGTCCTTCGCCCGCGCGTGCTCGTCCGCGGGTTTGGAAGTAGGCGAAGGGGAAGGAGCGGATCTCACAGTTGAAAGGGCCGAGCTCTTTCCTCGTCTCGCCGTCTCGGGCTGGGTCGGGCTCGCCGAAAGCTATATGGCTGCCGAGTGGGCCACGCCAAGTACGCAGTCGCTTGTTGACGCCATCGTGGCCCTCATATCCGCCGGGTACAGACCGCGCGCGACCCCGCGTTGGAGCCTGAGCTCATGCGAGCACGCTCGCCCGAGCGGTGACATTCCGCCGGACCTAGTCCAGCACTACGCCGGCGACGGGACGAGCAGTTTCGCCGGGCATTTTGCGACGGGCGTGGCGACGAGCGAGCGTGTCAAGTTCCGCTCACACACTCCGGGTGCGGGTCGACGCGGTGAACCGGCGGCTTATTTCGTCGACGTGACGAATTATAGTGACCCCGTGGGGCCCGAACGAGGCGACTTGGGGGACGCCCAGCGTCGCTCGGCCGAGATGCTTCTCGACGCCTGCGGGGCCGGGCCCGGAACGCACCTCATTGAATACCCGTCGTCCGGCGGGACGCTCGCCGTGCTCGCAGCGCACCGCCGGGGAACGGTCGACTCCCTTACGACCGACCCCGCGATGGCCCGCTCCCTGGCGGAGCACTTAGTGTACGAGGGGGTTGACGACGCCGTTCGTGTCGAGCTCGGCGGTTCGCACGGCGGCAGGGTGGGCTCCTACGACGCTGTTGTGGCCGCAGAGAAGCTGGAGACTCTGTCAGACAAGAGCAAGGAAGCCTATCTGCGGTCAATCGGCCGCCTTGTGCGCCCGGGAGGGCGGGTGGCGCTGCAAACGATCGTGCAGACCCCGAGCTACACCAAGGCCGCGGACGCGGCGGTCGATTCGCTGCGCGCATATGTATGGCCCGCGTTGTCGTATTGCGCAGTAGAAGACATAGGCCAGATCGTTGACAGGGCGACGCCGCTTCGCATGGTGGCGTGTACTCACGCGCCCGGCCACCTGGCCGAATCGCTGCGTCTGCAGCGCGAGTTATTCGACGCTCATCTGCGCGAGGCCGCTGCCGACGGCTACGACCCCGTGTACCGCAGATTGTGGCGGTGGCAATTCGCGGTGCGGGAGGCGCTGGCGCGGATGGGGATGCTCGACGTCGTGCAGATCACCTTCACCGCGCGCCGGCGGGCGGGGAGCCGCTAA